The Thermoanaerobaculia bacterium genome includes a window with the following:
- the rpmI gene encoding 50S ribosomal protein L35, with the protein MPKLKTHRGAAKRFKKTASGKFKRGKAYKSHILTKKASGRKRDLDQATMVSKADTPGVREMLPYSK; encoded by the coding sequence ATGCCGAAACTGAAGACCCACCGCGGGGCGGCCAAGCGGTTCAAGAAGACCGCGTCCGGCAAGTTCAAGCGGGGGAAGGCTTACAAGAGCCACATCCTGACGAAGAAAGCCTCGGGGCGCAAGCGCGACCTCGACCAGGCGACGATGGTGTCGAAGGCCGACACGCCGGGCGTCCGCGAGATGCTCCCGTACTCGAAGTAA
- the thrS gene encoding threonine--tRNA ligase, which yields MDIQVTLPDGAVKAVPAGTTVGQIARAIGPGLAKSALAGKVDGKVVDLSRPVERDARLEIVTPKSPDALDLYRHSTAHLTANAVKRLFPDVKIGIGPAIENGYYYDFDPGRPFTPEDLAAIEAEMRKIVAEDNAVERIEMSKEEAIRIFEAQGDTLKVEIIRGIPEDRVSCYRQKDFIDLCRGPHVPSTGKLGVFKLTHTAGAYWKGDEHNPMLQRIYGASFLTQAELDAHLKQLEDAKARDHRKLGRELDLFSFHPWAPASPFFHPKGATLYNLLLGYVRELYRKYGYREVITPQIFDAELFKTSGHYENYRENMYFTEIDEREFGVKPMNCPGHYLMYASQAFSYRDLPVRYADFGRLHRYERSGVTQGLTRVRTFSQDDSHIFCTIDQMPAEMDRFIDFIDEVYATFGFTDVRVGLGTRPEKFMGRPENWEKAERALAEAFEKRGREFFVNAGDGAFYGPKLDFQVKDAIGRYWQLGTLQVDFSQPENFDLTYVGEDGARHRPVVLHRAILGSVERFLGILIEHTAGDFPVWLAPVQAVVIPVSDKFAEYARSVAARLAADGFRVESDDRNEKLGARIRHAELQKIPYMLIVGEREQATGSVSPRKRKAGDLGSRSLDEFSAALAGEVARRE from the coding sequence TTGGACATCCAGGTGACGCTCCCCGACGGCGCCGTCAAGGCGGTGCCGGCGGGCACGACGGTCGGACAGATCGCCCGCGCGATCGGGCCGGGCCTCGCCAAGTCCGCGCTCGCGGGGAAGGTCGACGGCAAGGTCGTCGACCTTTCGCGGCCGGTCGAGCGCGACGCGCGTCTCGAGATCGTCACGCCGAAGTCTCCCGACGCGCTCGACCTCTACCGCCACTCGACGGCGCACCTGACGGCCAACGCGGTCAAGCGCCTCTTCCCGGACGTCAAGATCGGGATCGGCCCGGCGATCGAGAACGGGTATTACTACGACTTCGACCCGGGTCGGCCCTTCACGCCCGAGGATCTCGCCGCCATCGAAGCGGAGATGCGGAAGATCGTCGCCGAGGACAACGCGGTCGAGCGGATCGAGATGTCAAAGGAGGAGGCGATCCGGATCTTCGAGGCGCAGGGCGACACGCTCAAGGTCGAGATCATCCGCGGAATCCCGGAGGACCGTGTCTCCTGCTACCGGCAGAAGGACTTCATCGACCTCTGCCGCGGCCCTCACGTCCCGTCGACGGGAAAGCTCGGCGTCTTCAAGCTCACGCACACGGCGGGCGCCTACTGGAAGGGGGACGAGCACAACCCCATGCTCCAGCGGATCTACGGCGCGTCGTTCCTGACGCAGGCCGAGCTCGACGCCCATCTCAAGCAGCTCGAGGACGCGAAGGCGCGCGACCACCGCAAGCTCGGGCGCGAGCTCGACCTCTTTTCGTTCCACCCGTGGGCGCCGGCTTCCCCCTTCTTCCACCCGAAGGGAGCGACGCTCTACAACCTGCTGCTGGGGTACGTCCGGGAGCTCTACCGCAAGTACGGGTACCGCGAGGTGATCACGCCGCAGATCTTCGACGCCGAGCTCTTCAAGACGTCGGGCCACTACGAGAACTACAGGGAGAACATGTACTTCACGGAGATCGACGAGCGGGAATTCGGCGTGAAGCCGATGAACTGCCCGGGCCACTACCTGATGTACGCCTCGCAGGCGTTCTCCTACCGCGACCTCCCGGTGCGGTACGCCGATTTCGGGAGGCTCCACCGCTACGAACGGTCGGGGGTGACACAGGGGCTGACGCGCGTGCGCACGTTCTCGCAGGACGACTCGCACATTTTCTGCACGATCGACCAGATGCCGGCGGAGATGGACCGATTCATCGACTTCATCGACGAGGTGTACGCGACTTTCGGCTTCACCGACGTGCGGGTCGGGCTCGGGACCCGTCCGGAGAAATTCATGGGCCGGCCCGAGAATTGGGAGAAGGCGGAACGGGCGCTCGCGGAGGCCTTCGAGAAGCGCGGGCGGGAGTTCTTCGTCAACGCCGGCGACGGCGCCTTTTACGGGCCGAAGCTCGACTTCCAGGTCAAGGACGCGATCGGCCGGTACTGGCAGCTCGGCACGCTCCAGGTCGACTTTTCCCAGCCGGAGAACTTCGACCTGACGTACGTCGGCGAGGACGGCGCCAGGCACCGGCCCGTCGTCCTGCACCGGGCGATCCTCGGATCGGTCGAGCGGTTCCTCGGGATCCTGATCGAGCACACGGCCGGCGACTTCCCGGTGTGGCTGGCTCCCGTGCAGGCCGTCGTGATCCCGGTCTCCGACAAGTTCGCCGAGTACGCCCGCTCGGTCGCCGCGCGTCTGGCGGCCGACGGGTTCCGCGTCGAGTCGGACGACCGCAACGAGAAGCTCGGCGCGCGCATCCGCCACGCCGAGCTCCAGAAGATTCCGTACATGCTGATCGTGGGGGAGCGCGAGCAGGCGACCGGATCGGTCTCGCCGCGCAAGCGCAAGGCGGGGGACCTCGGCTCCCGCTCCCTGGACGAGTTTTCCGCCGCGCTGGCGGGCGAAGTGGCCCGGCGCGAATGA
- a CDS encoding diguanylate cyclase has protein sequence MFQNLFSVPDFAGSLEDVPVAELMGAIVRRKVSGTLTLEKRDEVRTFFFSRGELRLAISSRPEQRLGAFLRNRGQLTEAQLAEALATANRRDNVYFGEILLEKGWIAPEALVAEVRRLTERIVQMTFPWSRGRFRFAPREKALDPRLGLDLDTAALLFDGVARLPESERFSERLGDRASVPYRSAAGPSPLRPNSPAGLFLSRIDGKTTCGELIASGPGNPANAAKLLYGFRCAGWVRWPDDGSAEPFDRERFEETWRRIDWISHYELLGVAPGASDEEIRLALEKARETLDGAPELEEPALARKRDAVRARISEAGETLADRARRAAYDRELSGAIAIAAASDGGDAAVRRESAVSSYRRAKELIQERDFYPAVKMLEQAVRWAPEIAEYRYLLGVTQRKNPMWKERAIASLREAARLDPSRADISTALADALLDRKAVEEAAPYVERARAVPGHGDLAAPLQSRLDQSRAEAPPAPEPKTGLWERFWKRTDTVRDLEERARELERQGRELAAANENLKQLSLVDGLTGVGNRRRFDAGLAQEWARAVKERAPISVVMIDVDHFKAFNDALGHQSGDQHLQTVARALAEVVQREEDVLARYGGEEFAVVLRSSGPAEASTLAEEFRRKVERLHLRHPASPDGHFLTVSVGVATGTPRAGFSPSALLAAADQALYKSKRNGRNRVTAVDSAF, from the coding sequence ATGTTTCAGAACCTCTTTTCCGTCCCGGACTTCGCCGGCTCGCTCGAGGACGTGCCGGTCGCCGAGCTGATGGGCGCGATCGTCCGCCGCAAGGTGAGCGGGACGCTGACCCTCGAGAAACGGGACGAGGTCCGGACGTTTTTCTTCTCCCGGGGCGAGCTCCGGCTCGCGATCTCGTCACGCCCCGAGCAGCGCCTCGGCGCCTTCCTGCGCAATCGCGGACAGCTCACGGAGGCGCAGCTCGCCGAGGCGCTGGCGACGGCGAATCGCCGCGATAACGTCTATTTCGGCGAGATCCTCCTCGAGAAGGGGTGGATCGCGCCGGAAGCGCTCGTCGCGGAGGTCCGGCGGCTCACCGAACGCATCGTGCAGATGACGTTCCCGTGGTCCCGCGGGCGGTTTCGATTCGCGCCGCGCGAGAAGGCGCTCGACCCGCGGCTCGGGCTCGACCTCGACACGGCGGCGCTGCTCTTCGACGGAGTCGCCCGCCTGCCCGAGAGCGAGCGTTTTTCGGAGCGGCTCGGCGATCGGGCGTCGGTTCCGTACCGCAGCGCCGCGGGGCCGTCCCCCCTCCGGCCGAATTCGCCGGCGGGTCTCTTCCTCTCCCGCATCGACGGAAAGACGACCTGCGGCGAGCTGATCGCGTCGGGCCCCGGCAATCCCGCCAACGCGGCGAAGCTCCTCTACGGGTTCCGCTGCGCCGGATGGGTCCGCTGGCCGGACGACGGATCGGCCGAGCCCTTCGATCGCGAGCGGTTCGAGGAGACGTGGCGCCGGATCGACTGGATCTCGCACTACGAGCTCCTCGGCGTGGCGCCCGGCGCCTCCGACGAGGAGATCCGCCTCGCCCTCGAGAAGGCGCGGGAGACGCTCGACGGCGCGCCGGAGCTCGAGGAGCCCGCGCTCGCGCGCAAGAGGGACGCGGTTCGCGCGAGGATCTCGGAAGCCGGGGAGACGCTCGCCGACCGCGCGCGCCGCGCGGCGTACGACCGCGAGCTCTCCGGCGCGATCGCGATCGCGGCGGCGAGCGACGGCGGGGACGCCGCGGTCCGGCGCGAGAGCGCGGTGTCGAGCTACCGCCGCGCGAAGGAGCTCATCCAGGAGCGCGACTTCTACCCCGCCGTGAAGATGCTCGAGCAGGCGGTCCGCTGGGCGCCCGAGATCGCCGAATACCGATACCTGCTCGGGGTGACCCAGCGCAAGAACCCGATGTGGAAAGAGCGCGCGATCGCGAGCCTGCGCGAGGCCGCCCGCCTCGACCCCTCCCGCGCGGATATCTCGACCGCGCTCGCCGACGCGCTGCTGGATCGCAAGGCGGTCGAGGAAGCGGCGCCGTACGTCGAGCGCGCCCGCGCCGTCCCGGGGCACGGCGATCTCGCGGCGCCTCTCCAATCGCGGCTCGACCAGAGCCGTGCGGAGGCGCCGCCGGCGCCCGAGCCGAAGACCGGCCTGTGGGAGCGTTTCTGGAAGCGAACCGATACCGTCCGCGACCTCGAAGAGCGCGCGCGCGAGCTCGAGCGGCAGGGCCGCGAGCTCGCCGCCGCCAACGAGAACCTGAAGCAGCTCTCGCTCGTCGACGGCTTGACCGGGGTCGGCAACCGCCGCCGATTCGACGCCGGGCTCGCGCAGGAGTGGGCGCGAGCCGTCAAGGAGCGCGCTCCGATCTCGGTCGTCATGATCGACGTCGACCACTTCAAGGCGTTCAACGACGCGCTCGGCCACCAGAGCGGCGACCAGCATCTGCAGACGGTCGCCCGGGCGCTCGCCGAGGTCGTGCAGCGCGAGGAGGACGTCCTCGCCCGCTACGGCGGCGAGGAATTCGCCGTCGTGCTCCGCTCTTCCGGGCCCGCCGAGGCCTCGACGCTGGCGGAGGAGTTCCGCCGGAAGGTCGAGCGGCTTCACCTGCGCCATCCGGCGTCGCCCGACGGCCACTTCCTCACCGTGAGCGTCGGTGTCGCGACCGGGACGCCGCGCGCCGGCTTCTCCCCTTCGGCGCTCCTCGCCGCCGCCGACCAGGCGCTGTACAAGTCGAAGAGGAACGGTCGGAATCGGGTCACCGCAGTCGACTCCGCCTTTTAG
- a CDS encoding phenylalanine--tRNA ligase subunit beta produces MKFSLDWMGDYAHLDSVDAGEIADTANEIGLEIGTVERTPSGDTVFDADVTPNRPDAMNHRGFARDVAAALGVRFEGWRAPAPAASGPPVGEHAAVSVEVPDRCRRFAARMIRGISPAASPALWRRRMDALGLKSIDAAVDATNISLWGLGQPLHAFDADRVAGGRLIVRLAKAGEKLRCLDGVERELHPEDVVVADERRALSLAGVIGGVDSAIVPGRTRNVLLEAAWWDPVSIRRTARRHGLHTDASHRYERGADVEAIPDGLALASALVLESAGGELLAGEVDVYPARFVPRVVRLRLARLAGLTGLSDLSLARAAGILERLGFGVRLAGDALDAAVPSWRPDVAIEEDLVEEVARIHGYSKIPFALPPAEALSPLYLSAGAPAPREIDDRAADEAREAGLFEAMNFPFVGPGADSRPGNLLGKEAYRPEPLRVTNPLDAGRPCLRRLLLPGLLESVSANHRAGRRSIALFEVGRVWDRPAPAGADPTEIESRHFAAALAGEAPEAYPVRPVDLLDAKGIVRRLVLAVSGEEPLFESEVADALAASAALRVSVAGRPAGVLGRIPEGWRGEMALPAAVVVAELDLGALSRARRPVRHAEYSRFPAADVDVTVSCGPGVTWSDVEAAIGAARLAHLEEAVLLKLYVDPARPESRNVTVRLTFRAPDRTLSQEEVNRERDRLMETWQQKFGVKA; encoded by the coding sequence GTGAAGTTCTCCCTCGACTGGATGGGCGACTACGCGCATCTCGACTCGGTCGACGCGGGGGAGATCGCCGACACCGCCAACGAGATCGGGCTCGAGATCGGGACGGTCGAGCGGACGCCTTCGGGCGATACCGTCTTCGACGCCGACGTCACTCCCAACCGCCCGGACGCGATGAACCACCGCGGTTTCGCGCGCGACGTCGCGGCCGCGCTCGGCGTGCGGTTCGAGGGCTGGCGCGCACCCGCGCCCGCGGCTTCCGGGCCGCCCGTCGGGGAGCACGCGGCGGTTTCCGTCGAGGTGCCGGACCGTTGCCGCCGGTTCGCCGCGCGGATGATTCGCGGGATATCGCCGGCGGCCTCCCCGGCGCTCTGGCGGCGGCGCATGGACGCTCTGGGGCTCAAGTCGATCGACGCCGCGGTCGACGCGACGAACATCTCGCTCTGGGGGCTCGGCCAGCCGCTCCACGCCTTCGACGCGGACCGCGTCGCGGGCGGCCGGCTGATCGTCCGGCTCGCGAAGGCGGGGGAGAAGCTCCGCTGCCTCGACGGGGTCGAGCGGGAGCTCCATCCGGAGGACGTCGTCGTCGCCGACGAGCGCCGGGCCCTCTCGCTCGCCGGCGTCATCGGCGGCGTCGATTCCGCGATCGTGCCCGGCCGGACGCGCAACGTGCTGCTCGAGGCGGCCTGGTGGGATCCCGTTTCGATCCGGCGCACGGCGCGGCGCCACGGCCTCCACACGGACGCCTCCCACCGTTACGAGCGCGGCGCCGACGTCGAGGCGATCCCCGACGGGCTGGCGCTCGCGTCGGCGCTCGTGCTCGAGAGCGCGGGGGGGGAGCTTCTCGCCGGCGAGGTCGACGTGTATCCGGCGCGGTTCGTCCCCCGCGTCGTGCGGCTCCGGCTCGCCCGGCTGGCCGGTCTGACGGGGCTTTCCGATCTTTCCCTCGCGCGCGCGGCCGGGATCCTCGAGCGCCTCGGCTTCGGCGTGAGGCTCGCCGGCGACGCGCTCGACGCGGCGGTGCCGTCGTGGCGTCCGGACGTCGCGATCGAGGAGGACCTGGTCGAGGAGGTGGCGCGCATCCACGGATATTCGAAGATCCCGTTCGCGCTCCCGCCGGCGGAAGCCCTCTCGCCGCTCTACCTCTCCGCCGGCGCGCCCGCGCCGCGCGAGATCGACGACCGCGCCGCCGACGAGGCTCGCGAAGCGGGGCTCTTCGAGGCGATGAATTTCCCCTTCGTCGGACCCGGGGCGGATTCGCGGCCGGGTAACCTGCTCGGGAAGGAGGCGTACCGCCCGGAACCGCTCCGGGTGACGAATCCGCTCGACGCCGGGCGCCCCTGTCTGCGCCGTCTGCTCCTCCCGGGGCTCCTCGAGTCGGTTTCGGCCAACCACCGCGCCGGACGGCGTTCGATCGCGCTCTTCGAGGTCGGAAGGGTGTGGGACCGGCCCGCGCCCGCCGGCGCCGATCCGACGGAAATCGAGAGCCGGCACTTCGCGGCGGCGCTCGCGGGCGAGGCGCCGGAGGCGTACCCGGTGCGGCCGGTCGACCTCCTCGACGCGAAGGGGATCGTCCGACGGCTCGTCCTCGCCGTCTCCGGGGAAGAGCCGCTCTTCGAGAGCGAGGTCGCGGACGCGTTGGCAGCCTCGGCGGCGCTTCGCGTATCGGTCGCGGGCCGCCCGGCGGGCGTCCTCGGAAGAATCCCGGAAGGATGGCGCGGCGAGATGGCGCTCCCGGCGGCGGTCGTCGTCGCCGAGCTCGACCTCGGCGCGCTCTCCCGCGCCCGCCGGCCGGTCCGCCATGCGGAGTACTCCCGGTTTCCGGCGGCCGACGTCGACGTGACGGTGTCGTGCGGCCCCGGCGTGACGTGGAGCGACGTCGAGGCGGCGATCGGCGCGGCGCGGCTCGCGCATCTCGAGGAGGCGGTGCTCCTCAAGCTCTACGTCGATCCGGCCCGGCCGGAATCCCGCAACGTCACCGTTCGTCTCACCTTCCGCGCTCCCGACCGGACCCTGTCCCAGGAAGAGGTCAATCGTGAGCGCGACCGGCTCATGGAAACGTGGCAGCAGAAATTCGGAGTGAAAGCATGA
- the pheS gene encoding phenylalanine--tRNA ligase subunit alpha codes for MTDPEAIGDLLAAFRRDAAGVSSRPAYEALKGKYVNRDHGLVPALFARLKELSGPGKAEFGKRANEAKREIEAGLAVCEERVRAAEAAARAARDEIDVTLPGRPSPLGGLHPLTAVRRQIESVFVRLGFSIADGPELETDFFNFAALNFPPDHPARDTQDTLLVSADGPNGQPEYLLRTHTSPVQIRALTAHGAPIRVLCPGRVYRKDEVDATHSPVFHQIEGLVVDRGITMAHLKGTIEAFLQGLFGRDTKVRFTCSYFPFVEPGAQAAMTCFLCGGAGCRICKGSGWIEILGAGMVHPHVLRVCGVDPEVYSGFAFGTGVDRLALLKYGVPDLRLFFENDLRFLRQFRSAG; via the coding sequence ATGACGGATCCGGAGGCGATCGGCGATCTGCTCGCCGCGTTCCGGCGGGACGCCGCCGGCGTTTCCTCGCGCCCCGCGTACGAGGCGCTGAAGGGGAAGTACGTCAACCGGGACCACGGCCTCGTTCCGGCGCTCTTCGCGCGCCTGAAGGAGCTCTCCGGCCCCGGGAAGGCGGAGTTCGGAAAGCGCGCCAACGAGGCCAAGCGCGAGATCGAGGCCGGCCTCGCGGTCTGCGAAGAGCGCGTGCGCGCCGCCGAAGCCGCCGCGCGCGCCGCCCGGGACGAGATCGACGTCACGCTCCCGGGGCGTCCGTCTCCGCTCGGCGGTCTGCACCCGCTCACGGCCGTCCGGCGCCAGATCGAGAGCGTGTTCGTGCGGCTCGGGTTCTCGATCGCCGACGGGCCGGAGCTCGAGACGGACTTCTTCAACTTCGCCGCGCTGAACTTCCCGCCGGACCATCCGGCCCGCGACACGCAGGACACTCTCCTGGTGTCCGCGGACGGCCCCAACGGCCAGCCCGAGTACCTGCTCCGCACGCACACCTCTCCGGTCCAGATCCGGGCGCTGACCGCCCACGGCGCGCCGATCCGCGTCCTCTGCCCCGGGCGCGTCTACCGCAAGGACGAGGTCGATGCGACGCACTCGCCGGTCTTCCACCAGATCGAGGGGCTCGTCGTCGACCGCGGGATCACGATGGCGCACCTGAAGGGGACGATCGAGGCCTTCCTGCAGGGACTCTTCGGACGGGACACGAAGGTCCGCTTCACCTGCTCCTACTTCCCCTTCGTCGAGCCGGGCGCGCAGGCGGCGATGACCTGCTTCCTGTGCGGCGGAGCCGGATGCCGGATCTGCAAGGGCTCGGGATGGATCGAGATCCTCGGCGCCGGGATGGTGCACCCGCACGTCCTCCGCGTCTGCGGCGTCGACCCGGAGGTGTATTCCGGGTTCGCGTTCGGCACCGGCGTCGACCGCCTCGCGTTGCTGAAATACGGCGTTCCCGACCTGCGCCTCTTCTTCGAGAACGACCTGCGGTTCCTGCGGCAGTTCCGGAGCGCCGGGTGA
- the infC gene encoding translation initiation factor IF-3 has translation MRINEQIRWKEVRLIDADGEPLGVVGMQEAHDRAKLAGLDLVEIAPTANPPVCRIMNFGKFVYQQKKKQHDSKKKQKVTQVKEVKFRPNIDEHDYEFKKASILRFLEHGDKVKATVQFRGREMARRENGLKVLRRLVEELKGRAIAESSPELMGNRMHQILGPVKTIEKPVKPGKGAVPAGAVE, from the coding sequence ATTCGTATCAACGAGCAGATCCGGTGGAAGGAAGTGCGTCTGATCGACGCCGACGGCGAGCCTCTCGGCGTCGTCGGAATGCAGGAAGCGCACGACCGGGCCAAGCTGGCGGGTCTCGACCTCGTGGAGATCGCCCCGACCGCGAATCCGCCGGTCTGCCGGATCATGAACTTCGGAAAGTTCGTCTACCAGCAGAAGAAGAAGCAGCACGATTCGAAGAAGAAGCAGAAGGTCACGCAGGTCAAGGAAGTGAAGTTCCGGCCCAACATCGACGAGCACGACTACGAGTTCAAGAAGGCGAGCATTCTTCGGTTCCTGGAGCACGGCGACAAGGTCAAGGCGACCGTCCAGTTCCGCGGGCGCGAGATGGCGCGCCGCGAAAACGGGCTGAAGGTCCTGCGCCGGCTCGTCGAGGAGCTCAAGGGCCGGGCCATCGCCGAGTCGTCCCCGGAGTTGATGGGGAACCGCATGCACCAGATCCTCGGTCCCGTGAAGACGATCGAGAAACCCGTCAAGCCCGGCAAGGGGGCCGTCCCGGCCGGAGCCGTCGAATAG
- the rplT gene encoding 50S ribosomal protein L20, translating into MPRVKRGPKRKNRRAKVLKLAKGYYGTKSKSYRIAKQQVEKSLAYAYRDRKAKKRDFRGLWIVRINAAARENDITYSRLMDGLKKSGSDINRKMLSEIAVSDPGAFTHLVSVAKKALQPA; encoded by the coding sequence ATGCCCCGCGTCAAAAGAGGACCCAAGAGAAAGAACCGCCGCGCCAAGGTGCTGAAGCTCGCCAAGGGCTACTACGGCACGAAATCGAAGTCGTACCGGATCGCCAAACAGCAGGTCGAGAAGTCGCTCGCCTACGCCTACCGCGACCGCAAGGCGAAGAAGCGCGATTTCCGGGGGCTGTGGATCGTCCGGATCAACGCCGCCGCGCGCGAGAACGACATCACCTACAGCCGCCTGATGGACGGACTGAAGAAATCGGGAAGCGACATCAACCGGAAGATGCTGTCGGAGATCGCGGTCTCCGACCCGGGCGCCTTCACGCACCTCGTCTCGGTCGCCAAGAAAGCGCTCCAGCCCGCGTAG